The Naumovozyma dairenensis CBS 421 chromosome 1, complete genome genomic interval ACATTTCGTTCCTCATGAAAATGAGTACTTTGATATCTTGTGGTCGTATCAGCATGGCCATGCTGCAATCCCCGTATATGACcattatcttcaatgaTCTCCCCAGTCTTTAAGTCAATTAAATCTCCCTGTGTTTCCACAGATTCATAtttgttgataatatttgtCCATACTTCCTTCATGGTTTCATCTGCTTTCTTATGACGTTCCATTACTTCATCGTCAGTCAGTTTAGggattaatatattctctcGAGACTTGATATATATGATTCCATTCTTCTCAGTGACATTTTCGTtgttatcttcatcaaagGCATTATAGTAAGGACTGACTTCATTTTCTCCTTCACGGCCTCCTATTTTACGTACATATTGACCTTTAGACTTTTTCTTAGATTTAACATGTTTAGGTTTCGTCTCCTTAAGTTTTGCCGTTGATTTATCGTTTGTTTCAGATGATTTAAGTAA includes:
- the SCM3 gene encoding Scm3p (similar to Saccharomyces cerevisiae SCM3 (YDL139C); ancestral locus Anc_7.312); protein product: MKISKKKKSKKLALKSLHGALRGLLNESPTTLNNPKTLLKSSETNDKSTAKLKETKPKHVKSKKKSKGQYVRKIGGREGENEVSPYYNAFDEDNNENVTEKNGIIYIKSRENILIPKLTDDEVMERHKKADETMKEVWTNIINKYESVETQGDLIDLKTGEIIEDNGHIRGLQHGHADTTTRYQSTHFHEERNVNDEYSIWQDGDGAATDGSEID